A DNA window from Ipomoea triloba cultivar NCNSP0323 chromosome 10, ASM357664v1 contains the following coding sequences:
- the LOC116032548 gene encoding protein S-acyltransferase 24-like isoform X1 has translation MTSEIEIVEEVESRDQENAEAAANDGTASAAAAEDESSKNDVYTAAAYGDMEKLQRLVESEGCSVSEPDGLGYYALQWAALNNRSAAAQYIIEHGGDVNAADHTGQTALHWSAVRGAIQVAELLLQEGARVNTADIYGYQAIHVAAQYGQTAFIYYIVRKWNAYPDVPDNDGRSPLHWAAYKGFADCLRLLLFLDAYRGRQDKEGCTPLHWAAIRGNLEACTVLVQAGNKEDLMVTDHTGLTPAQLASDKNHRQVTFFLENARQLFEKRCDGDSWLGKLLKLGLAPILWCLIFLLLVTYIHSVIMDPNLPKLTAASALFAWLGVFFAISGLVMFYRCSSKDPGYIRMSAHDSQDIKDDEPLLKIDIDHPALLAGNWSQLCSTCKIVRPLRAKHCSTCGHCVEQFDHHCPWVSNCIGKKNKWEFFLFLVLEVSAMLITGGVALTRILTDPMAPSSFFLWLNYAGTQHIGAIAFFVADFFIFSGLAVLTVIQASQISQNITTNEVANTTRYSYLRDEAGQFRNPYDHGVKKNCSDFLINGYNEDIVYTEEESACPEGDETRHIAQSSTFQTSAARHQGNGNGHVVLDVNKSTSRQNHVQSFNCSRHLSSKLKTGYLPLGLGIGLGRSIFRTVL, from the exons ATGACGTCGGAGATCGAGATCGTGGAGGAGGTGGAATCCAGAGATCAGGAAAATGCGGAGGCGGCAGCGAATGATGGAACCGCTTCAGCCGCGGCGGCAGAGGATGAGAGCTCGAAGAACGATGTTTACACGGCGGCGGCTTACGGTGACATGGAAAAGCTACAGAGATTAGTCGAGAGCGAGGGATGCTCAGTATCTGAGCCCGATGGCCTTGGCTACTACGCCCTCCAGTGGGCCGCTCTTAACAACCGCTCTGCTGCTGCGCAATACATAATTGAG CATGGAGGAGATGTCAATGCTGCAGATCATACAGGACAAACAGCATTACATTGGAGTGCAGTTCGAGGTGCAATCCAGGTTGCAGAACTTTTACTCCAAGAGGGTGCTCGGGTAAATACGGCTGATATATATGGATATCAG GCAATACATGTTGCTGCACAATATGGTCAGACagcttttatttattatattgtaagaAAGTGGAATGCTTATCCTGATGTTCCTGACAACGATGGGAGAAGTCCTTTACACTG GGCTGCATACAAAGGTTTTGCTGATTGTTTACGCCTCTTGCTATTTCTGGATGCATATCGGGGACGACAGGATAAAGAGG GGTGTACTCCACTTCATTGGGCTGCTATCAGGGGTAACCTAGAAGCATGCACGGTGTTAGTACAGGCTGGGAACAAGGAAGACCTGATGGTGACAGATCACACTGGCCTTACGCCTGCACAGCTTGCTTCTGATAAAAATCATCGACAAGTTACCTTTTTCCTT GAAAATGCTAGACAGTTGTTTGAAAAACGTTGTGATGGGGACAGCTGGCTAGGAAAACTTTTGAAATTAGGCCTTGCTCCTATACTTTGGTGTTTAATCTTTCTGCTACTTGTAACTTACATCCACTCAGTCATTATGG ATCCTAATCTGCCAAAGTTAACAGCTGCTAGTGCTCTTTTTGCTTGGCTGGGtgttttctttgcaatttctggACTAGTTATGTTTTACAGATGTAGCAG CAAAGATCCAGGTTACATTAGAATGAGCGCACATGATTCACAAGATATAAAGGATGAT GAACCCTTGTTGAAGATTGATATTGATCATCCTGCATTGCTTGCTGGGAACTGGTCTCAACTATGCTCCACATGCAAG ATTGTTCGTCCTCTTCGTGCAAAGCATTGTTCAACCTGTGGTCATTGTGTAGAACAGTTTGATCACCATTGTCCTTGGGTATCTAATTGCATTGGCAAG AAAAACAAATGGGAATTTTTCCTGTTTCTTGTTCTTGAAGTATCGGCTATGCTTATAACTGGTGGAGTTGCTCTCACAA GAATCTTGACGGATCCTATGGCCCCGTCTTCTTTTTTTCTCTGGTTGAACTATGCTGGCACTCAGCATATTGGTGCTATAGCATTTTTTGTTGCAGACTTCTTCATTTTCTCTGGTCTAGCAGTATTAACAGTCATACAGGCTTCTCAG ATCTCACAAAACATTACAACAAATGAAGTCGCAAATACAACGCGCTATAGTTACCTCAGAGATGAAGCTGGTCAATTCAGAAATCCATATGATCATGGGGTTAAGAAAAATTGTTCAGATTTCTTGATAAATGGCTATAATGAAGACATTGTGTATACTGAAGAAGAATCAGCTTGTCCCGAAGGTGATGAGACGAGGCATATTGCTCAGAGTTCAACCTTTCAAACAAGTGCAGCAAGACACCAGGGCAATGGGAATGGGCATGTAGTTTTGGATGTGAATAAGAGCACTAGTCGTCAAAATCATGTTCAGTCTTTTAACTGCAGTCGCCATCTTAGTAGCAAGCTCAAAACTGGCTATTTACCGTTAGGATTGGGTATTGGCCTAGGGCGAAGCATCTTTCGCACTGTGCTCTAG
- the LOC116032548 gene encoding protein S-acyltransferase 24-like isoform X2 has protein sequence MTGSLLVTYWQHGGDVNAADHTGQTALHWSAVRGAIQVAELLLQEGARVNTADIYGYQAIHVAAQYGQTAFIYYIVRKWNAYPDVPDNDGRSPLHWAAYKGFADCLRLLLFLDAYRGRQDKEGCTPLHWAAIRGNLEACTVLVQAGNKEDLMVTDHTGLTPAQLASDKNHRQVTFFLENARQLFEKRCDGDSWLGKLLKLGLAPILWCLIFLLLVTYIHSVIMDPNLPKLTAASALFAWLGVFFAISGLVMFYRCSSKDPGYIRMSAHDSQDIKDDEPLLKIDIDHPALLAGNWSQLCSTCKIVRPLRAKHCSTCGHCVEQFDHHCPWVSNCIGKKNKWEFFLFLVLEVSAMLITGGVALTRILTDPMAPSSFFLWLNYAGTQHIGAIAFFVADFFIFSGLAVLTVIQASQISQNITTNEVANTTRYSYLRDEAGQFRNPYDHGVKKNCSDFLINGYNEDIVYTEEESACPEGDETRHIAQSSTFQTSAARHQGNGNGHVVLDVNKSTSRQNHVQSFNCSRHLSSKLKTGYLPLGLGIGLGRSIFRTVL, from the exons ATGACTGGTAGTTTGTTGGTGACATATTGGCAGCATGGAGGAGATGTCAATGCTGCAGATCATACAGGACAAACAGCATTACATTGGAGTGCAGTTCGAGGTGCAATCCAGGTTGCAGAACTTTTACTCCAAGAGGGTGCTCGGGTAAATACGGCTGATATATATGGATATCAG GCAATACATGTTGCTGCACAATATGGTCAGACagcttttatttattatattgtaagaAAGTGGAATGCTTATCCTGATGTTCCTGACAACGATGGGAGAAGTCCTTTACACTG GGCTGCATACAAAGGTTTTGCTGATTGTTTACGCCTCTTGCTATTTCTGGATGCATATCGGGGACGACAGGATAAAGAGG GGTGTACTCCACTTCATTGGGCTGCTATCAGGGGTAACCTAGAAGCATGCACGGTGTTAGTACAGGCTGGGAACAAGGAAGACCTGATGGTGACAGATCACACTGGCCTTACGCCTGCACAGCTTGCTTCTGATAAAAATCATCGACAAGTTACCTTTTTCCTT GAAAATGCTAGACAGTTGTTTGAAAAACGTTGTGATGGGGACAGCTGGCTAGGAAAACTTTTGAAATTAGGCCTTGCTCCTATACTTTGGTGTTTAATCTTTCTGCTACTTGTAACTTACATCCACTCAGTCATTATGG ATCCTAATCTGCCAAAGTTAACAGCTGCTAGTGCTCTTTTTGCTTGGCTGGGtgttttctttgcaatttctggACTAGTTATGTTTTACAGATGTAGCAG CAAAGATCCAGGTTACATTAGAATGAGCGCACATGATTCACAAGATATAAAGGATGAT GAACCCTTGTTGAAGATTGATATTGATCATCCTGCATTGCTTGCTGGGAACTGGTCTCAACTATGCTCCACATGCAAG ATTGTTCGTCCTCTTCGTGCAAAGCATTGTTCAACCTGTGGTCATTGTGTAGAACAGTTTGATCACCATTGTCCTTGGGTATCTAATTGCATTGGCAAG AAAAACAAATGGGAATTTTTCCTGTTTCTTGTTCTTGAAGTATCGGCTATGCTTATAACTGGTGGAGTTGCTCTCACAA GAATCTTGACGGATCCTATGGCCCCGTCTTCTTTTTTTCTCTGGTTGAACTATGCTGGCACTCAGCATATTGGTGCTATAGCATTTTTTGTTGCAGACTTCTTCATTTTCTCTGGTCTAGCAGTATTAACAGTCATACAGGCTTCTCAG ATCTCACAAAACATTACAACAAATGAAGTCGCAAATACAACGCGCTATAGTTACCTCAGAGATGAAGCTGGTCAATTCAGAAATCCATATGATCATGGGGTTAAGAAAAATTGTTCAGATTTCTTGATAAATGGCTATAATGAAGACATTGTGTATACTGAAGAAGAATCAGCTTGTCCCGAAGGTGATGAGACGAGGCATATTGCTCAGAGTTCAACCTTTCAAACAAGTGCAGCAAGACACCAGGGCAATGGGAATGGGCATGTAGTTTTGGATGTGAATAAGAGCACTAGTCGTCAAAATCATGTTCAGTCTTTTAACTGCAGTCGCCATCTTAGTAGCAAGCTCAAAACTGGCTATTTACCGTTAGGATTGGGTATTGGCCTAGGGCGAAGCATCTTTCGCACTGTGCTCTAG
- the LOC116033127 gene encoding uncharacterized protein LOC116033127, which produces MEVLEEDNPNDFQISKFVRRVPNDKRKIIFEALLNYNVEGKVRHGAIRDVASIYSVSTRTVSRIWKKGIDCVKHGVPVDTSLNLTGNVGRKRIQISPDEVSRIPLNRRTTIRSMATALNMSKTSLHRRVKEGSLKSHSNAIKPLLTEENRKS; this is translated from the exons atggAAGTTTTAGAGGAAGATAATCCTAATGATTTTCAAATATCCAAGTTTGTTAGGAGAGTGCCTAATGATAAAAGAAAGATTATATTTGAAGCTTTATTGAATTACAATGTTGAAGGAAAAGTAAGACATGGAGCAATTAGAGATGTTGCAAGTATATACTCTGTTTCTACAAGGACGGTTAGTCGAATATGGAAAAAGGGGATTGATTGTGTTAAACATGGTGTGCCGGTTGATACTTCTTTGAACTTGACAGGAAATGTTGGCAGAAAAAGGATTCAGATTAGTCCTGATGAAGTTTCCAGAATTCCTTTGAATCGTCGTACAACAATTCGGTCAATGGCTACTGCTCTAAATATGTCAAAGACAAGTCTGCATAGAAGAGTAAAAGAAGGATCCTTGAAGTCACACTCAAATGCTATAAAGCCATTATTAACAGAGGAGAATCGAAAG TCATGA